One window from the genome of Pandoraea fibrosis encodes:
- a CDS encoding THUMP domain-containing class I SAM-dependent RNA methyltransferase: MASFEFFAPCPRGLEEALAAELAELGRLAPVSVGKQVPGGVHFAGPWAAGMAANLHSRIASRVLLRVAQQGYRTEQDIYEFALRQRWEEWFGYQQTLRVDVTGIKAPVRSLEFVTLRIKDAVCDRLREKTGSRPNIDTSEPDVRVFAFLTATDATLYLDTSGEALFKRGWRLDKGAAPLRENLAAGILRLAGWRTDTAADMVLYDPMCGSGTFLAEAAQIAQGVPAGAGRRFGFEKLKGYDITAWQALKVQATEAQRDARVRGVPSTIFGSDISGDMLVKSRANLERAGVGDIGLKQVDARDMSPPVDRPGIIIANPPYGERIEVRGRRAPRDGRDGRDSRDGRDDDERYSPDVQGNRGGFQRNQPDGVDAEFFRAFGDALKQRFTGWSAYLLTADMSLPGQMRLRESRRTPLYNGALECRLFRFDLIAGSVRKRGDSESKGEDSAPQA, encoded by the coding sequence TCGAATTCTTCGCACCCTGTCCTCGTGGACTGGAAGAGGCGCTTGCCGCCGAACTGGCCGAGCTGGGACGTCTGGCGCCGGTATCGGTTGGCAAACAGGTGCCGGGTGGCGTGCATTTCGCCGGCCCGTGGGCGGCCGGCATGGCGGCCAACCTGCATTCGCGCATCGCGAGCCGTGTCCTGCTGCGTGTGGCCCAGCAGGGTTATCGCACGGAACAGGACATCTACGAATTCGCCCTGCGTCAGCGCTGGGAAGAGTGGTTCGGCTATCAGCAGACCCTGCGTGTGGATGTCACCGGTATCAAGGCGCCGGTGCGCAGCCTCGAGTTCGTGACGTTGCGCATCAAGGACGCCGTGTGCGATCGTCTGCGCGAGAAGACTGGCTCGCGGCCGAACATCGATACGTCGGAACCCGACGTTCGCGTGTTCGCCTTCCTGACGGCGACTGACGCCACGCTGTATCTCGACACCTCCGGCGAAGCGCTGTTCAAACGCGGTTGGCGTCTGGACAAGGGCGCCGCGCCGTTGCGCGAGAACCTGGCCGCCGGCATTCTGCGACTGGCCGGCTGGCGCACCGATACGGCCGCCGACATGGTGCTGTACGACCCGATGTGCGGCAGCGGCACCTTCCTCGCCGAAGCCGCACAGATTGCGCAAGGCGTCCCTGCGGGCGCGGGCCGTCGCTTCGGTTTCGAGAAACTCAAGGGCTACGACATCACGGCATGGCAGGCACTGAAAGTGCAGGCGACAGAGGCGCAGCGCGACGCGCGCGTGCGTGGTGTGCCGTCGACCATTTTCGGCAGCGATATTTCGGGGGACATGCTGGTCAAGTCGCGCGCCAATCTGGAGCGCGCCGGCGTGGGTGACATCGGCCTGAAGCAGGTGGATGCCCGCGATATGTCGCCGCCGGTGGATCGGCCGGGGATCATCATCGCGAATCCGCCGTATGGCGAGCGTATCGAGGTGCGCGGTCGTCGTGCGCCGCGTGATGGACGTGATGGACGCGATAGTCGCGACGGTCGTGACGACGACGAGCGTTATTCGCCCGACGTGCAAGGCAACCGTGGCGGTTTCCAACGGAATCAGCCGGACGGCGTGGATGCCGAGTTCTTCCGTGCCTTTGGCGACGCCCTCAAACAACGTTTCACCGGCTGGAGCGCGTATTTGCTGACGGCCGACATGAGCCTGCCGGGGCAGATGCGTCTGCGCGAATCGCGCCGCACGCCGCTGTACAACGGTGCGCTCGAATGCCGCTTGTTCCGCTTCGACCTGATCGCCGGTTCGGTGCGCAAGCGTGGCGATAGCGAAAGCAAGGGCGAAGACAGCGCACCGCAAGCGTAA